A single genomic interval of Rubrivirga marina harbors:
- a CDS encoding ATP-binding protein, giving the protein MPDSTDTSETTEGSLRFGVDAGLLFQLGEQLVARRSVALSELIKNAYDADATEVSVLLEGVTKPNGSIIVQDNGTGMTFEQVRDHWMRVATDAKRREPYSPIAKRPRTGEKGVGRFATRRLGHKLTLVSVAERPEGDREEVTVEFDWAGRFKHGLSLDTIDVDYSRRPVPNDYPTGTVVYVEDTRDRWTEDDMAALRKDLVALVNPFAGSKLVGDVRPEPKQDPDGSAEPDQGGSPPESLGFKVKLEAPEFPDYEGEVTDYFLTAAWATLAGVVEADGSARYRIKIRETGEDLTHETDPGTFSSIPKAEFVIFYFVYKGDLFGEFNFGSNDARRIGRSVGGVRIYLDDFRVFPYGDPQDDWLRLNEMRASRTPQLLRRNMGMKEAAGLPASERPELLVPGNNQLFGAVEISRFDQPAIEVNVSRERLTENDAFEELRGFVSLGIYWMTVQYSRVTLPEREARRQDRRESAAVKAEDAEGLLRKLKDQIGDDPSTVIEQLPQIKEAVDALGAQIRDVRDSAESELRDRISERAMLRVLASTGTAVSVVTHQLEGVTEGADSIATDVREAVEAGGEDVRVAFEPIVGRVEGWKELVEKQVGLLGFLLGRNSKDRRRRVTLRPFVGNLADGFSAYRQRLSVEFTNAVPGGLRTPPLYEAELGAILLNAYTNSLKALRDVDPSRRHFGVSAEASDGEFRLYVFDTGPGIPEADWERVFEPFVSTSEPDPVLGAGTGLGLMVVADLLSEYGGRASFVDPRDVASLPPCAVPWATVLQVSLPLA; this is encoded by the coding sequence ATGCCCGACTCCACCGATACATCCGAGACGACCGAGGGGTCCCTTCGATTCGGGGTAGACGCCGGGCTCTTGTTCCAACTGGGCGAGCAGCTCGTCGCCCGTCGCTCCGTCGCGCTCTCGGAGCTTATCAAGAACGCCTACGACGCCGACGCCACGGAGGTCTCAGTCCTCCTCGAGGGCGTGACGAAGCCGAACGGGTCAATCATCGTCCAAGACAATGGAACGGGGATGACGTTCGAGCAGGTGCGGGACCACTGGATGCGGGTGGCGACCGACGCGAAGCGCAGAGAGCCTTACTCCCCCATCGCGAAGCGCCCCAGGACAGGGGAGAAGGGGGTGGGCCGGTTCGCGACCCGGAGGCTCGGGCACAAGCTCACGCTAGTGTCCGTCGCCGAGCGGCCGGAGGGGGACCGGGAGGAGGTGACCGTCGAGTTCGACTGGGCCGGACGGTTCAAGCACGGGCTGTCGCTCGACACGATCGACGTCGACTACTCCCGCCGCCCGGTCCCGAACGACTACCCGACCGGGACCGTCGTGTACGTCGAGGACACCCGGGATCGGTGGACGGAGGACGACATGGCCGCGCTCCGCAAGGACCTTGTCGCCTTGGTCAACCCATTCGCGGGGTCCAAGCTCGTCGGCGACGTGCGACCAGAACCGAAGCAAGACCCTGACGGGTCAGCCGAGCCCGACCAGGGGGGAAGCCCGCCCGAGTCGCTCGGCTTCAAAGTCAAACTGGAGGCCCCGGAGTTCCCAGACTACGAGGGCGAGGTCACCGACTACTTCCTCACGGCGGCATGGGCCACGCTGGCAGGCGTCGTGGAGGCCGACGGGAGCGCCCGGTACCGGATCAAGATCCGCGAGACGGGCGAGGACCTGACGCACGAGACCGACCCTGGGACGTTCTCCAGCATCCCCAAGGCCGAGTTCGTCATCTTCTACTTCGTGTACAAAGGGGACCTGTTCGGCGAGTTCAACTTCGGCTCGAACGACGCCCGTCGGATCGGTCGGTCGGTCGGGGGCGTGCGGATCTACCTCGACGACTTCCGGGTCTTCCCGTACGGAGACCCCCAAGACGACTGGCTCCGCCTGAACGAGATGCGGGCGAGCCGGACCCCCCAGCTCCTGAGGAGGAACATGGGGATGAAGGAGGCCGCCGGTCTCCCCGCATCCGAGCGCCCCGAACTCCTCGTCCCGGGCAACAACCAGTTGTTCGGGGCCGTCGAGATCTCGCGGTTCGACCAGCCCGCCATCGAGGTCAACGTGAGCCGCGAACGGCTGACTGAAAACGATGCGTTCGAGGAGCTCCGGGGGTTCGTGTCGCTGGGGATCTACTGGATGACCGTCCAGTACTCCCGCGTGACCCTCCCTGAGCGGGAGGCCCGCCGCCAGGATCGGCGCGAGAGTGCGGCGGTGAAGGCCGAGGACGCCGAGGGTCTTCTCCGGAAGCTGAAGGACCAGATCGGCGACGACCCCTCGACGGTCATCGAGCAGCTCCCCCAGATCAAGGAGGCAGTCGATGCGCTAGGAGCGCAGATCCGTGACGTCCGAGACTCGGCAGAGTCCGAGCTTAGGGACCGGATTAGCGAGCGAGCCATGCTCCGGGTGCTGGCATCGACGGGAACGGCGGTGAGCGTGGTGACGCACCAGCTCGAGGGCGTCACGGAGGGGGCTGACAGCATCGCGACCGACGTCCGGGAGGCAGTCGAAGCCGGCGGCGAAGACGTACGGGTCGCGTTCGAGCCTATCGTCGGTCGCGTTGAGGGGTGGAAGGAGCTGGTAGAGAAGCAGGTTGGCCTCCTCGGGTTCTTGCTCGGCCGAAATTCGAAAGACCGACGACGGCGCGTCACGCTCCGCCCGTTCGTTGGCAATCTGGCGGACGGGTTCTCAGCCTACCGTCAGAGGCTGTCCGTCGAGTTCACGAACGCGGTCCCCGGCGGCCTCCGGACCCCACCCCTGTACGAGGCCGAGCTCGGAGCCATCCTCCTCAACGCATATACAAACTCCCTCAAGGCACTGAGGGACGTCGACCCCTCACGGAGGCACTTCGGCGTCTCGGCTGAGGCCTCTGACGGAGAGTTCAGACTCTACGTTTTCGACACCGGGCCAGGCATCCCAGAGGCGGACTGGGAGCGGGTGTTCGAGCCGTTCGTTTCAACGAGCGAGCCGGACCCGGTCCTAGGCGCGGGGACCGGGCTCGGACTCATGGTCGTAGCCGACCTCCTGTCCGAGTACGGGGGGCGTGCATCGTTCGTGGACCCACGGGATGTCGCGTCGCTCCCTCCGTGCGCCGTCCCATGGGCGACGGTGCTCCAGGTCTCTTTGCCCCTCGCCTAG
- a CDS encoding AAA family ATPase, translating into MTNPFEFGRELSASELVDRADEVDTVLQTMEDGGRLFLIGPRRFGKTSILRAAAERARAGGAVVLRHNAEAYPTLSLLSRALVADAATHLTGSIKKAGQKIQEAFGVLRPQLSYNPLDQSFSVSLGAAASTDEEVLLVEALDGLDKLAGASGKRVAVVIDEFQQVVERGGVEAEGQVRAAVQSHDHLAYVFAGSKTALLSEMTGDPARPFYRLGSRLFVGPIPRDDFRPFLQAGFEGAPRSLGDDAVEAILDLAEDVPYNVQRLAHECWATVRSEGADGPLTEADVRDVLDRLVRRDDPFYTQTWNRLTAAQQKSLLAVVATDGTGLYSRPILRQYGLPLSTMRTALDALVRIGVAREEEARGSVRHRLEDPFFAAWLSQYVVRP; encoded by the coding sequence TTGACCAACCCCTTCGAGTTCGGCCGAGAGCTCTCCGCCAGCGAGTTGGTCGACCGCGCCGACGAGGTCGACACCGTCCTCCAGACGATGGAAGACGGGGGGCGCCTCTTCCTCATCGGCCCGCGCCGTTTCGGCAAGACCTCCATCCTCCGTGCGGCGGCCGAGCGCGCCCGCGCGGGCGGTGCCGTCGTCCTCCGCCACAACGCCGAGGCTTACCCGACACTCTCACTCCTCTCCCGCGCCCTCGTCGCCGACGCGGCCACCCACCTCACGGGATCGATCAAGAAGGCGGGGCAGAAGATCCAGGAGGCCTTCGGTGTCCTCCGCCCCCAACTCTCGTACAACCCGCTCGACCAGTCATTCTCCGTCTCGCTCGGGGCTGCCGCGAGCACTGACGAGGAGGTCCTCCTCGTCGAGGCGCTCGACGGGCTCGACAAGCTCGCTGGTGCCTCGGGTAAGCGTGTGGCCGTCGTCATCGACGAGTTTCAGCAGGTCGTCGAGCGGGGGGGCGTGGAGGCCGAGGGCCAAGTCCGCGCGGCCGTCCAGAGCCACGACCACCTCGCCTACGTGTTCGCCGGTTCCAAGACGGCCCTCCTGTCCGAGATGACGGGCGACCCCGCTCGCCCGTTTTACCGGCTCGGCTCCCGCCTCTTCGTCGGACCCATCCCACGAGACGACTTCCGCCCGTTCCTCCAAGCCGGCTTCGAGGGGGCCCCCAGGTCACTCGGCGACGACGCTGTTGAGGCCATCCTCGACCTCGCCGAGGACGTGCCATACAACGTGCAACGGCTGGCCCACGAGTGCTGGGCAACCGTTCGGAGTGAGGGAGCGGACGGCCCCCTCACGGAAGCCGACGTACGCGATGTGCTCGACCGGCTCGTCCGCCGCGACGACCCGTTCTACACCCAGACCTGGAACCGACTCACAGCCGCCCAACAGAAGTCGCTCCTCGCCGTCGTCGCCACAGACGGAACCGGGCTGTACTCCCGCCCGATCCTCCGCCAGTACGGCCTGCCCTTGAGCACGATGCGGACGGCTCTCGACGCGCTCGTCCGCATCGGCGTTGCCCGCGAGGAGGAGGCGAGGGGGAGCGTCAGACATCGCCTTGAGGACCCGTTCTTCGCTGCCTGGTTATCGCAGTACGTGGTGAGACCTTAG
- a CDS encoding tyrosine-type recombinase/integrase → MNESALSVPALAVVEVGHQRPGPNPATVYFARLAPGSRRTMRGALATVAAICVPDADPAPDPEAFPWWSFRAEHAKAVRAVLAERFKYTTVNKTLSALRGVLREAWELGLMETEHYHRAAAVRAVKGSSAAAATGRSLARGELRALIEACLTPVSPRKGVAPVVTEKGQRDAALVALGYGCGLRRDELASLAVGDLDLVQRRVVVRGKGNKERVVPIPPGAFHALRDYLEVRTGGLVGRDGEASLLSPLYKETPLFVRARRGGALVADADTLTGQAVYHVLKTRAAEAGVEAFSPHDLRRTYVGDLLDEGADLAVAQQLAGHASPTTTAGYDRRGERAKEQAASRLDVPYDG, encoded by the coding sequence ATGAACGAGTCGGCCCTTTCTGTCCCAGCCCTCGCCGTCGTCGAGGTAGGCCACCAACGGCCGGGCCCCAACCCGGCGACGGTCTACTTCGCCCGGCTCGCGCCCGGCAGCCGCCGGACGATGCGCGGGGCGCTCGCGACGGTGGCCGCCATTTGCGTGCCCGACGCGGATCCGGCGCCGGATCCGGAGGCGTTCCCGTGGTGGTCGTTCCGAGCCGAGCACGCCAAGGCTGTCCGGGCCGTGCTCGCTGAGCGGTTCAAGTACACGACCGTCAACAAGACGCTCTCCGCGCTCCGGGGCGTGCTGCGAGAGGCGTGGGAGCTTGGGCTCATGGAGACCGAGCATTACCACCGGGCGGCGGCCGTCCGCGCCGTCAAGGGGTCCTCGGCGGCGGCGGCCACAGGCCGGTCCCTCGCAAGAGGCGAGCTCCGCGCGCTCATCGAGGCGTGCCTGACCCCGGTCTCACCTCGGAAGGGCGTCGCGCCCGTCGTCACCGAGAAGGGCCAGCGGGACGCGGCGCTCGTCGCGCTCGGGTACGGGTGCGGGCTCCGCCGCGACGAGCTGGCATCGCTCGCCGTCGGGGACCTCGACCTCGTGCAGCGGCGGGTCGTCGTGCGCGGCAAGGGCAACAAGGAGCGCGTCGTGCCGATCCCGCCGGGGGCCTTCCACGCGCTCCGCGACTACCTGGAGGTGCGGACCGGGGGGCTCGTCGGCCGGGACGGCGAGGCCTCCCTCCTCTCGCCTCTATATAAGGAGACTCCCCTCTTCGTCCGGGCCAGGCGGGGCGGGGCGCTGGTGGCCGACGCCGACACGCTGACCGGCCAGGCAGTGTACCACGTGCTCAAGACGCGGGCGGCAGAGGCCGGTGTAGAGGCGTTCAGCCCCCACGACCTCCGCCGGACGTACGTCGGCGACCTCCTCGACGAGGGGGCCGACCTCGCCGTCGCCCAGCAGCTCGCGGGGCACGCCAGCCCGACGACGACGGCCGGGTACGACCGGCGCGGGGAGCGCGCGAAGGAGCAGGCGGCCTCCAGGCTCGACGTCCCCTACGACGGATAA
- a CDS encoding type II toxin-antitoxin system VapC family toxin: MIVVDTDVVSAFWIRGGRTSVARQARKRDGDWVVPPLWRSEFRSVLRQYLVGGYVSLGQALWFAEKAEADLRGRERATGTADVLRLVERTGHSAYDCEYVALAEAEGARLVTGDRTVARLFPTTAVLLEDFAAGG, from the coding sequence GTGATCGTCGTCGACACCGACGTCGTCTCGGCGTTCTGGATCCGGGGGGGGCGGACGTCGGTGGCTCGCCAAGCCCGCAAGCGCGACGGGGACTGGGTGGTCCCGCCGCTCTGGCGGTCCGAGTTCCGGAGCGTGCTCCGCCAGTACCTCGTCGGCGGCTACGTCTCGCTGGGCCAGGCGCTGTGGTTCGCCGAGAAGGCCGAGGCCGACCTCCGCGGGCGCGAGCGGGCGACCGGGACGGCCGACGTGCTCCGACTCGTCGAACGGACCGGGCACTCGGCGTACGACTGCGAGTACGTCGCGCTGGCCGAGGCCGAGGGCGCCCGGTTGGTGACGGGCGACCGGACGGTGGCCCGGCTCTTCCCGACGACGGCCGTGCTGCTGGAGGACTTCGCTGCGGGGGGCTGA
- a CDS encoding FitA-like ribbon-helix-helix domain-containing protein, which produces MPTITVRNVPDAVVRRLKARAERNRRSLNGEVVTLLEEAALAPPQDVEALLAEADSWFTGPLPDLAAEGKRAGRKYETAREPHPGGAAPPGDPS; this is translated from the coding sequence ATGCCTACGATCACTGTCCGGAACGTCCCCGACGCCGTCGTCCGCCGGCTCAAGGCCCGCGCCGAGCGGAACCGCCGGAGCCTCAACGGCGAGGTCGTCACGCTCCTCGAGGAGGCCGCGCTCGCCCCGCCCCAAGACGTCGAGGCCCTGCTGGCCGAGGCCGACTCCTGGTTCACCGGTCCGCTCCCGGACCTCGCGGCCGAGGGGAAGCGGGCGGGTCGGAAGTACGAGACGGCCAGGGAGCCCCACCCGGGGGGGGCGGCGCCCCCAGGGGACCCGTCGTGA
- a CDS encoding AbrB/MazE/SpoVT family DNA-binding domain-containing protein, with protein MSTIRDRAAAKKRPARRAPGVRGAAVQVRDRGVITLPKPLRERYGLGTGDVLDIVDLDGVFVLSPRASVVPELAAEIERLRVEAGLSTEDLLESLRAERERATRERYGDTLVDGLATPDAEG; from the coding sequence TTGTCTACGATCCGAGACCGCGCCGCCGCGAAGAAACGCCCCGCTCGTCGAGCCCCCGGCGTGCGGGGCGCGGCCGTCCAGGTCCGCGACCGCGGGGTCATCACGCTCCCGAAACCGCTCCGCGAGCGGTACGGGCTCGGCACGGGCGACGTCCTCGACATCGTCGACCTCGACGGCGTGTTCGTCCTGAGCCCCCGGGCGTCGGTCGTCCCCGAGCTCGCGGCCGAGATCGAGCGGCTCCGTGTCGAGGCCGGACTCTCGACCGAGGACCTATTGGAGAGCCTGCGCGCCGAGCGCGAGCGGGCCACGCGCGAGCGGTACGGGGACACCCTCGTCGACGGGCTGGCGACGCCCGACGCCGAGGGCTGA
- the parS gene encoding type II RES/Xre toxin-antitoxin system antitoxin, with product MSTTPLGWSLGLRAATSADAIARVERGFPPTAADRLADRLALSPAELARAAGASPRTLARRRQAGRLAPEESDRLYRLARLFEKAVETFDADGEREAAEDDARRWFHLPQWALGGSTPLAYAHTEPGAREVEALLHRIDHGVLA from the coding sequence ATGAGCACGACCCCGCTCGGTTGGTCCCTCGGCCTCCGCGCCGCCACCTCCGCCGACGCCATCGCCCGCGTCGAGCGGGGGTTCCCACCGACGGCCGCCGACCGCCTCGCCGACCGCCTCGCACTCTCCCCCGCCGAGCTCGCCCGGGCCGCCGGGGCCTCGCCCCGCACGCTCGCCCGCCGCCGCCAGGCCGGGCGGCTGGCCCCCGAGGAGTCCGACCGGCTCTACCGCCTCGCCCGGCTCTTCGAGAAAGCGGTCGAGACCTTCGACGCCGACGGCGAGCGCGAGGCGGCCGAGGACGACGCCCGGCGTTGGTTCCACCTCCCCCAGTGGGCGCTCGGCGGCTCGACGCCCCTCGCCTACGCCCACACGGAGCCCGGCGCCCGTGAGGTCGAGGCCCTCCTCCACCGGATCGACCACGGGGTCCTCGCGTGA
- a CDS encoding RES family NAD+ phosphorylase has protein sequence MSDPLVAWRVVHARYAATAFDGEGAQRVGGRFNSPGTRVVYSADTLALAVLEVTVHLPSYRALFGRIAFRVEVPDDLVESAPEPDLPGDWRSTPPSRSTQSFGDTWVHDARTPALLLPSVLLPHHTNLILNPAHPAFPEIAIGAPEPVPIAPRLVK, from the coding sequence GTGAGCGACCCACTGGTCGCCTGGCGCGTCGTCCACGCCCGGTACGCCGCCACCGCTTTCGACGGCGAGGGCGCCCAGCGCGTCGGCGGGCGGTTCAACTCGCCCGGCACCCGCGTCGTCTACTCGGCTGACACCCTCGCGCTCGCCGTCCTCGAGGTCACTGTTCACCTCCCCTCCTACCGCGCGCTCTTCGGGCGCATCGCCTTTCGGGTCGAGGTCCCCGACGACCTCGTAGAATCGGCCCCCGAGCCCGACCTCCCAGGCGACTGGCGCTCCACCCCGCCCTCGCGGTCGACGCAGTCGTTCGGGGACACGTGGGTCCACGACGCCCGCACGCCCGCGCTCCTCCTCCCCTCCGTCCTCCTCCCCCACCACACCAACCTCATCCTCAACCCGGCCCACCCCGCGTTCCCCGAGATCGCCATCGGCGCGCCCGAGCCCGTCCCCATCGCCCCCCGGCTCGTCAAGTAG
- a CDS encoding replication initiator protein A has protein sequence MARRSADPTPETKPDDQLTLFDVIDQDLARGPVEGYDDMNLVDLVLGIPRTRALKSGEGIRTPWEKGERQFDIEITETSYRAEWEGVVTEKGKTVRKRFYRSVVCANGIPEHHVNDVMVALLSLSEDTGFSDRILRTTRYELLTLMGWPTTKHYYDRLEHVIDQLQTMTIETNALWNPETQTHWKFAFNVLDSHAMDPSEDNPVGETYVAWAPTMFQLISLTYGKTLSTQFYYALPNDTVKLAYRWLDKRFLQGSTVEMDVVEFANRILNYRIGSEHPSQIISKLGPHFDTLADRGYCTWEVRPSKTASGKKFVFTRTLRFQCVLYPSRQAIVSALVGLGVEPAEAETLVREYGWNLVVRQLEHYHWAVAGGKEIKSPRSWIKSAIRYRSGEGYRLPPALEAEIAEAYRETERWCTEIYRSLPDDEQAEINGTVHAALPPTVRVALAEDDAEARRTFVRERNRLLLDRLNRRAEPDS, from the coding sequence ATGGCCCGACGTTCCGCCGACCCGACCCCCGAGACGAAGCCCGACGACCAGCTCACGTTGTTCGACGTGATCGACCAGGACCTCGCCCGTGGTCCCGTCGAGGGCTACGACGACATGAACCTCGTCGACCTCGTCCTGGGCATCCCCCGCACCCGGGCGCTCAAGAGCGGGGAGGGGATCCGGACGCCCTGGGAGAAGGGCGAGCGCCAGTTCGACATCGAGATCACCGAGACCAGCTACCGCGCCGAGTGGGAGGGCGTCGTGACCGAGAAGGGGAAGACCGTCCGCAAGCGGTTCTACCGGTCCGTCGTCTGTGCCAACGGGATCCCTGAGCACCACGTCAACGACGTCATGGTCGCCCTCCTCTCGCTCTCCGAGGACACCGGGTTCTCCGACCGGATCCTGCGGACGACCCGGTACGAGCTCCTCACGCTCATGGGGTGGCCCACGACCAAACACTATTACGACCGGCTCGAGCACGTCATCGACCAGCTCCAGACGATGACGATCGAGACGAACGCGCTCTGGAACCCGGAGACCCAGACCCACTGGAAGTTCGCGTTCAACGTCCTCGACTCCCACGCGATGGACCCGTCCGAGGACAACCCCGTCGGCGAGACGTACGTGGCCTGGGCCCCGACCATGTTCCAGCTCATCTCGCTCACCTACGGGAAGACGCTCTCGACCCAGTTCTACTACGCGCTCCCGAACGACACCGTCAAGCTGGCCTACCGCTGGCTCGACAAGCGCTTCCTCCAGGGGTCGACCGTCGAGATGGACGTGGTCGAGTTCGCCAACCGCATCCTCAACTACCGGATCGGGTCCGAGCACCCCTCCCAGATCATCTCCAAGCTCGGTCCCCACTTCGACACGCTCGCCGACCGCGGCTACTGCACCTGGGAGGTCCGACCCTCGAAGACGGCCTCCGGCAAGAAGTTCGTCTTCACGAGGACGCTCCGGTTTCAGTGCGTGCTCTACCCGTCCCGCCAGGCCATCGTCTCCGCCCTCGTGGGGCTGGGCGTCGAGCCGGCCGAGGCCGAGACGCTCGTCCGCGAGTACGGTTGGAACCTCGTCGTCCGCCAGCTCGAGCACTACCACTGGGCCGTCGCGGGGGGCAAAGAGATCAAGAGCCCCCGCTCGTGGATCAAGTCGGCCATCCGCTACCGCTCCGGCGAGGGCTACCGGCTCCCCCCGGCTCTGGAGGCCGAGATCGCCGAGGCGTACCGCGAGACCGAGCGGTGGTGCACCGAGATCTACCGCTCGCTCCCCGACGACGAGCAGGCCGAGATCAACGGGACCGTCCACGCCGCCCTCCCCCCCACCGTCCGCGTCGCCCTCGCCGAAGACGACGCCGAGGCCCGCCGCACCTTTGTCCGCGAGCGGAACCGGCTCCTCCTCGACCGGCTCAACCGGCGCGCCGAGCCCGACTCGTAA
- a CDS encoding plasmid mobilization protein, protein MTATRETDPDAIADDTGGSDSADGPPSWLTDGPAETRRTTTRSFRLSPSECDRIDRAAAEVGMTTSAYLRSRVLGPGPDVAAWRRAYELVRELEAEAERGPVSAERVGRLRAAFEEVALTVFPEGGAGG, encoded by the coding sequence ATGACCGCTACGAGAGAGACCGACCCAGACGCCATCGCCGACGACACCGGCGGGAGTGATTCCGCCGACGGCCCACCGTCATGGCTCACCGACGGGCCTGCCGAGACGCGGAGGACGACGACCCGGAGCTTCCGGCTCTCGCCGTCCGAATGCGACCGGATCGACCGGGCCGCGGCCGAGGTGGGGATGACGACCTCGGCCTACCTCCGGTCCCGCGTGCTCGGGCCGGGACCCGACGTGGCCGCGTGGCGGCGGGCGTACGAGCTGGTCAGAGAGCTCGAGGCGGAGGCGGAGCGTGGGCCGGTATCGGCCGAGCGCGTGGGCCGGTTGCGGGCGGCGTTCGAGGAGGTCGCCCTCACCGTCTTCCCCGAGGGTGGGGCCGGAGGTTGA
- a CDS encoding peptidoglycan DD-metalloendopeptidase family protein, which produces MAGSDGFRHLPGRAPGPDRGRDRSPHPAVSERPRPSPRFRTAVGQFVRAAAVHNGVFRPAPVVLVRALAEVVSGGVATHDGGGAADREREGPRTATGRRRRGSALAAWSTRAALSVVTVGACVGALAGPVVTSGERAGVGGASASALSALWSYAEASRSAGAELTPGVVRPTSTPVPDSALVAGLHRRAATLRRRPAVPPGLPVGAPVAGPVSSPFGPRPHPVTRRVRNHWGTDFAVPLRTPVRATADGRVLSVGRRPGYGLTVELEHRDRSGLETTTLYAHLDAATVAEGAPVRRGDVVGLSGGVGPGAGLSTGPHVHYEVRERTPGRAASSARAVDPAVLYDRVRSWGAETVRQRRALMSTARALAARARAEGGAPTTVSRTALLPDR; this is translated from the coding sequence GTGGCGGGATCGGACGGCTTCCGACACCTACCAGGGAGAGCCCCCGGCCCGGACCGCGGTCGGGATCGCAGTCCTCACCCGGCCGTGTCCGAGCGCCCCCGTCCGTCCCCTAGGTTCCGCACCGCCGTCGGCCAGTTCGTCCGGGCCGCTGCCGTCCACAACGGGGTGTTCCGACCGGCCCCCGTCGTCCTCGTCCGCGCGCTCGCCGAGGTCGTCAGTGGAGGAGTGGCGACGCACGACGGGGGCGGCGCCGCTGATCGCGAGAGGGAAGGTCCACGTACGGCGACGGGCCGTCGCCGGAGGGGATCAGCGCTCGCCGCGTGGTCCACCCGCGCGGCCCTCTCCGTCGTGACCGTCGGCGCGTGCGTGGGGGCGCTCGCAGGGCCGGTCGTCACGTCCGGCGAAAGGGCTGGCGTGGGCGGCGCGTCGGCGTCGGCGCTGAGCGCTCTGTGGTCGTACGCCGAGGCCTCCCGGTCCGCGGGCGCGGAACTCACCCCCGGCGTGGTGCGGCCCACGTCCACGCCGGTGCCGGACTCCGCCCTAGTCGCCGGGCTCCACCGGCGTGCGGCGACCCTCCGGCGGCGGCCCGCCGTCCCCCCGGGCCTCCCGGTCGGCGCACCCGTCGCAGGTCCCGTCAGCTCGCCGTTCGGTCCCCGGCCACACCCCGTCACGCGCCGGGTCCGGAACCACTGGGGGACCGACTTCGCCGTCCCCCTCCGCACGCCCGTCCGGGCGACGGCCGATGGCCGGGTGCTCTCCGTCGGTCGGCGGCCGGGCTACGGGCTCACGGTCGAGCTGGAGCACCGGGACCGGTCCGGGCTCGAGACGACCACCCTCTACGCCCACCTCGACGCCGCCACCGTCGCCGAGGGCGCGCCCGTCCGGCGGGGCGACGTCGTCGGGCTGAGCGGCGGGGTGGGGCCTGGCGCCGGGCTCTCGACGGGTCCCCACGTCCACTACGAGGTCCGCGAGCGGACGCCCGGTCGGGCGGCCTCCAGCGCGCGGGCCGTCGACCCGGCCGTCCTCTACGACCGCGTCCGGTCGTGGGGGGCCGAGACCGTCCGCCAGCGCCGCGCGCTCATGAGCACAGCCCGAGCGCTGGCGGCCCGCGCCCGGGCGGAGGGCGGCGCTCCCACCACCGTCTCCCGGACGGCTCTCCTCCCGGATCGATGA
- a CDS encoding plasmid mobilization protein, translated as MRFSSIKNSPDSGALPGGAQRSESQPGPATRQAPAVSGGALAKVRRQRTGGRPPRKPEEGPKVQVGFQVTSVERDQIREAASQAGLSVSEFLRRRALGRPVVPLADAAARKALRRIGVNLNQLVRRANAGGATEAKAQAAIAEVRAAVARVGRAAGDDGLEGTP; from the coding sequence GTGAGGTTTTCTTCCATAAAGAACTCGCCCGACTCCGGCGCCCTGCCTGGGGGTGCCCAGCGGTCGGAGAGCCAGCCCGGTCCCGCCACCCGGCAGGCTCCGGCCGTCTCTGGCGGAGCACTGGCGAAGGTACGCCGCCAGCGGACCGGGGGGCGTCCGCCGCGAAAACCGGAGGAGGGGCCGAAGGTCCAGGTCGGGTTCCAGGTCACCTCCGTCGAGCGCGACCAGATCAGGGAGGCCGCGTCCCAGGCCGGGCTCTCCGTCTCGGAGTTCCTGCGGCGCCGAGCGCTCGGTCGGCCCGTGGTCCCGCTCGCCGACGCGGCGGCCCGGAAAGCACTCCGTCGGATCGGCGTCAACCTCAATCAACTCGTCCGGCGGGCGAATGCGGGCGGCGCGACCGAGGCCAAGGCGCAGGCCGCGATCGCCGAGGTCCGTGCCGCCGTCGCCCGCGTCGGAAGGGCGGCGGGGGACGACGGTCTGGAGGGGACACCATGA